Proteins encoded together in one uncultured Sphaerochaeta sp. window:
- a CDS encoding TIM barrel protein: MKRSQIALGNYPYPLYPFTQFLDDTISLGIENIEVWAASPHLGLDDMGIEEVSKLKHEIISRGLRVICVTPEQCAYPINIGSEDETIRKRSLRYLLWALESASLLESPLFLVTPGNGYRSVDPAVTFFRTVESLHLLDSFAQKLGVSLVLEHLTNTTTNVAILAEELFNLYDSVASTNMHCMVDTDMAWRYGQTAEAYIKEAKKRNTMLAHVHLVDGMPGGHLVPGDGLVPLSTSLYALQSARYEGAMTFEITNERYYDNPKMALQRCLDWIDPFITD, translated from the coding sequence ATGAAGCGATCGCAAATTGCACTCGGCAATTATCCCTATCCATTATACCCTTTTACTCAATTTCTCGATGACACAATCTCTCTTGGTATTGAGAACATAGAGGTTTGGGCTGCTTCCCCTCACTTGGGGTTGGATGACATGGGTATTGAGGAAGTTTCTAAACTAAAGCATGAAATCATAAGTAGGGGATTGCGTGTTATTTGTGTCACTCCTGAGCAGTGTGCCTATCCAATCAATATTGGAAGTGAGGATGAGACAATCAGGAAAAGAAGTCTGCGGTACCTGCTTTGGGCCTTGGAAAGTGCAAGTCTCTTGGAGAGCCCTTTGTTTCTCGTTACCCCAGGAAATGGGTATCGGAGTGTTGATCCGGCAGTGACATTTTTTCGTACGGTAGAATCTCTGCACCTGCTCGATTCATTTGCCCAGAAACTTGGAGTCTCCTTGGTGTTGGAACATCTCACAAATACTACTACCAATGTTGCTATCCTAGCAGAAGAACTTTTCAATCTATATGACAGTGTTGCGTCAACTAACATGCATTGTATGGTTGACACTGATATGGCATGGAGGTATGGGCAGACTGCTGAAGCATATATCAAGGAAGCAAAAAAGCGAAACACAATGCTTGCACATGTGCATCTCGTAGATGGGATGCCAGGAGGTCATCTGGTTCCAGGAGATGGCCTTGTTCCCCTTTCAACAAGCCTTTATGCCTTGCAAAGTGCAAGGTATGAAGGAGCAATGACGTTTGAAATTACCAATGAACGGTATTATGACAACCCAAAGATGGCATTGCAACGATGTCTCGATTGGATTGACCCATTTATTACAGATTAA
- a CDS encoding extracellular solute-binding protein, which translates to MKRVIIAIVLVFLLVSPLFAGGAKEAGSSSDKITLSFLNKYPEAQYLAYFEGAVKDFEAQNPDIDIVLESVSDQAIKDKLSVMAAGGEMPDIFFSWSGEYLKKFARSGLIADLTPYLERDTAWADGFLSAYLNNSTFEGKTYGIPYRGSIMFMLYNKKIFADLGLQEPKTYAELLSVSEVLKNKGYIPIGFGNSQAWYSSWWIGTLNALLVSPENLNRDYNPNTTDFSNPAYVEALQYFIDLNEKGYFGKNVNSKDYYQVREEFMAGQSGMIMDATAQFSIYEDGSRDDWGYFRFPAVVGAAGDLGMNTGGAEVYAVSSTSEHKEAAVKFLKFMTTKEQAFKQTKESGLPNCIVGAITPENGSEKLIGALEIVNESITNVADWLDTAVESRVADQYMSSAQECLSGKSAQEAMSEVKAVAKTVRESMNQ; encoded by the coding sequence ATGAAACGAGTTATCATTGCTATTGTATTGGTATTTTTGCTGGTCTCACCCTTATTCGCCGGAGGGGCGAAGGAAGCAGGTTCATCAAGCGACAAGATTACCCTGTCATTTCTGAACAAGTATCCTGAGGCACAGTATCTTGCCTACTTTGAAGGAGCTGTCAAGGATTTTGAAGCTCAGAACCCTGATATTGACATCGTCTTAGAGAGTGTCAGTGATCAGGCTATCAAAGACAAGCTGAGCGTCATGGCTGCTGGAGGTGAGATGCCAGACATCTTCTTCTCTTGGTCCGGGGAGTATTTGAAGAAATTTGCACGCTCTGGATTGATTGCTGACCTCACGCCTTACCTTGAGCGTGACACAGCTTGGGCAGATGGCTTTCTTAGTGCTTACTTGAATAACAGTACCTTCGAAGGAAAGACCTACGGTATCCCCTACAGGGGTAGCATAATGTTCATGTTATACAATAAGAAAATCTTTGCAGATTTAGGTCTCCAAGAGCCCAAAACGTACGCAGAATTGCTTAGTGTCTCAGAGGTTCTGAAGAACAAAGGCTATATCCCAATTGGGTTTGGAAACTCTCAAGCTTGGTATAGTTCTTGGTGGATTGGAACGCTTAATGCATTATTAGTCAGTCCAGAAAACCTCAATCGGGACTACAATCCAAATACTACTGATTTTTCTAACCCAGCCTATGTTGAAGCACTTCAGTACTTCATTGACTTGAATGAAAAGGGTTATTTTGGGAAGAACGTCAACTCCAAGGATTACTATCAAGTACGTGAAGAGTTCATGGCTGGACAGAGTGGCATGATCATGGACGCAACAGCCCAGTTCTCCATTTATGAGGATGGAAGTAGAGATGATTGGGGATATTTCAGATTTCCCGCTGTTGTAGGAGCTGCTGGCGATCTTGGTATGAATACTGGTGGAGCTGAAGTGTATGCAGTCTCTTCTACCAGTGAACATAAGGAAGCCGCTGTCAAGTTCCTGAAGTTTATGACTACAAAGGAGCAAGCATTCAAACAAACAAAGGAAAGTGGGCTTCCCAACTGTATCGTTGGTGCTATTACACCCGAAAATGGATCTGAGAAGCTCATTGGCGCACTTGAAATTGTCAATGAATCGATTACAAATGTGGCTGATTGGCTCGATACTGCGGTAGAGTCTCGTGTCGCTGATCAGTACATGTCTTCCGCTCAGGAGTGTCTTTCTGGCAAGAGTGCACAGGAAGCTATGAGCGAAGTGAAGGCAGTTGCTAAGACCGTTCGCGAATCGATGAATCAGTAA
- a CDS encoding sugar ABC transporter permease has product MKIRKTTIALYVAPSLTMITLFLYIPVIINGVNSLFNFGLLNQTRSFTGIENFKRLFADEVFHISLKNNVSFMIISSIFQIGFSLIIAGILDHSGFRRWQRFFRTIYFLPSLLMVTVVGLVFRILYSPSIGLVNPLLEVMGITHDNLDLLGNVSSAIYAVIAMSQWQYIGFTVMLFCVAMQSIPSQLIEAAEIDGAGSVRKFFQVVLPQIRSIIAINWIIIISGSIKVFDEVFVTTSGGPGRATETLATFLYRSGFNNDEMGYASAIALVLFLGTFLLGLIQMRGYEVEEIG; this is encoded by the coding sequence ATGAAGATACGAAAAACCACCATAGCGTTGTATGTCGCGCCATCACTCACTATGATAACGCTCTTTCTCTACATACCTGTAATTATTAATGGGGTAAACAGTCTATTTAACTTTGGCCTGCTGAATCAGACTCGATCTTTTACGGGAATCGAGAACTTCAAACGATTGTTCGCTGATGAGGTGTTTCATATTTCTCTGAAGAATAACGTATCATTCATGATTATCTCTTCAATTTTCCAGATAGGTTTTTCTCTAATCATTGCTGGTATTCTAGATCACTCAGGATTTAGGAGATGGCAAAGATTTTTCAGAACCATTTACTTTTTGCCTTCTTTGTTGATGGTTACTGTTGTGGGATTGGTGTTCAGAATACTCTACAGTCCTAGTATTGGTTTGGTTAACCCCTTGTTAGAAGTAATGGGAATCACGCACGATAATCTTGATTTACTTGGCAACGTATCTTCTGCAATCTACGCTGTGATCGCCATGTCTCAGTGGCAATACATCGGCTTTACTGTGATGTTGTTCTGCGTTGCTATGCAAAGTATTCCTTCCCAGTTGATCGAAGCAGCTGAAATTGATGGGGCAGGGTCCGTTCGAAAGTTTTTTCAAGTAGTCCTTCCTCAAATCAGAAGCATCATTGCAATCAATTGGATTATCATTATAAGTGGTTCAATCAAGGTTTTTGACGAAGTTTTTGTGACAACTAGTGGTGGTCCCGGCCGAGCTACAGAGACCTTGGCAACCTTTCTCTATCGCTCTGGATTCAATAATGATGAGATGGGATATGCCTCAGCCATTGCACTTGTGCTATTTCTCGGTACCTTTTTGCTCGGTTTGATTCAGATGAGGGGCTATGAAGTGGAGGAAATAGGGTAA
- a CDS encoding PfkB family carbohydrate kinase has translation MVKIAALGINVVDIYLQEGMMYPGGNEFNIAWHIHALGGESAFIGVFSEDKAGQILRSILIEEGIDISQSRTCSEGSCGYALVEFNDGDRVFVDWNKQGVTDQFPIAVTESLVTFLRSYDLTCISHNSRFVPEKVQALFDAGIKIAYDFSDFFHTTEMQELCPFLEVGFFSLSHEMDEAVVKHTLAEACKQGCKLAVGTLGSRGSLAFDSERYFFQPSIDRKRVDTMGAGDSFIAAFLTAFLDENVTVSNALLQATEYATKTIGFKGSLGFGYPIDREHIENYISL, from the coding sequence ATGGTGAAGATTGCAGCCCTTGGAATCAACGTGGTGGATATCTACCTGCAAGAGGGCATGATGTATCCAGGAGGTAATGAATTTAATATTGCCTGGCATATACATGCTTTAGGGGGAGAGTCTGCGTTTATCGGAGTATTCAGTGAAGACAAAGCTGGACAGATACTACGTTCGATTCTTATTGAAGAGGGAATTGATATCTCCCAGTCAAGAACGTGTTCCGAAGGCTCTTGTGGATATGCATTAGTTGAGTTCAATGATGGAGATCGTGTATTTGTTGACTGGAATAAACAGGGAGTCACAGACCAATTTCCTATCGCAGTAACAGAATCGCTGGTTACTTTTCTTAGAAGCTATGACCTTACCTGCATCAGCCACAATTCTCGTTTTGTTCCAGAGAAAGTACAAGCATTATTTGATGCTGGAATCAAGATAGCCTATGATTTTTCAGATTTTTTCCATACGACCGAAATGCAAGAACTTTGTCCCTTCCTGGAAGTTGGATTCTTTTCATTGAGTCATGAAATGGATGAGGCTGTAGTAAAACATACGCTTGCCGAAGCCTGTAAACAAGGCTGTAAGCTTGCAGTGGGAACCCTTGGTTCCCGCGGTTCTCTCGCCTTTGATAGTGAACGGTACTTTTTTCAACCAAGCATTGATAGAAAGAGGGTTGATACCATGGGAGCCGGCGACAGTTTTATTGCTGCATTTCTCACAGCATTCCTTGATGAGAACGTAACAGTTAGCAACGCCCTCTTGCAGGCAACAGAATATGCAACCAAAACCATCGGATTCAAAGGATCCCTTGGTTTTGGGTATCCCATCGATAGAGAACATATAGAAAACTATATTTCACTATAA
- a CDS encoding carbohydrate ABC transporter permease, whose translation MRTRNTPATLLVKIVIMFFLVGFALLILMPLLWMILTGFKTNRELFLAPWTKPEAFHFNNYGTAWKSGIGNYFFNSVIVTVFATALTTTVGCLAAYPLARVNFRGKRIIIYAILGGLMVAPQSAVISLFTLIRQLGLYDQRLGLILVESTFNISFSTFLIMAYYRTISSSLDESAYIDGASSFKIFISIIVPLSQPIIASTIIVCVRSIWNELMYANVLMSSNSKKTIPVGLVNMQGYTTTNWTQLVAGMVITSLPLVLLFLIMQRQFVRGLSAGGVKE comes from the coding sequence ATGAGAACCAGAAATACACCTGCAACACTCCTAGTCAAGATAGTCATCATGTTCTTCCTAGTTGGATTTGCACTTCTTATCTTGATGCCTTTACTATGGATGATACTCACTGGCTTTAAGACGAATAGAGAGCTTTTTCTGGCACCATGGACAAAACCTGAGGCCTTTCACTTTAATAACTACGGAACAGCTTGGAAATCAGGTATAGGCAACTATTTTTTCAATAGTGTTATTGTCACCGTATTTGCTACTGCCCTTACTACAACCGTAGGGTGTCTTGCTGCCTACCCATTGGCACGAGTGAACTTCCGGGGAAAGCGGATTATCATCTATGCTATTCTTGGTGGTTTGATGGTTGCTCCCCAATCAGCAGTGATTTCATTATTTACTTTAATTAGGCAGCTTGGCCTGTATGATCAACGTCTTGGACTGATACTAGTAGAGAGCACCTTCAATATTTCTTTCTCTACCTTTTTGATTATGGCTTATTATCGTACTATCAGCAGTTCTCTGGATGAGAGTGCCTATATCGATGGTGCAAGTTCATTTAAAATTTTTATCTCAATTATCGTCCCTCTGAGCCAGCCCATCATTGCTTCAACTATTATTGTCTGTGTACGAAGCATCTGGAATGAGTTGATGTATGCAAATGTGTTGATGTCGAGTAATAGCAAGAAGACAATTCCTGTTGGATTGGTGAATATGCAAGGCTATACCACCACTAACTGGACGCAGCTTGTAGCAGGCATGGTCATTACCTCACTTCCTCTTGTGTTACTTTTCTTGATAATGCAACGCCAGTTTGTTCGAGGATTGTCTGCAGGAGGGGTAAAAGAATGA